Proteins encoded together in one Methanobacterium bryantii window:
- a CDS encoding glutamate synthase-related protein, which yields MPFKVEKNKELCRRNFDRPGCCWYMCDNRNEELCKNCYSCFNNCPHGVYEIIDDESYPIHHENCVGCRICEEMCPNNAIEVIAVPEDRRNVWSFADLVEINRKSTEGSYKVRGCGATRVIPTFDDLVIVPAQVSRPPIDKYREPCNTKVTLGSRYAENPIEIDTPIMIAAMSFGALSKEAKIALAMGATLAGTATNTGEGGMLPEERKYASKLIAQYASGRFGVSADYLNNSEAVEIKIGQGAKSGMGGHLLGEKVTADVSMIRKIPVGTDALSPARHMDIVGPEDLSMKIDQLREITDWKVPIIVKFTSGRVSDDVKIAAKAGADIIVVDGMQGGTGAGPEVVTEHSGVPTIAAIVEADEALKHVNLRKEVSLVAGGGIRNGADVAKAIALGADAVYIATSALVSLGCRVCQTCYTGTCRKGIATQNPQLRRRLDYIEGGKQVARYIEAMTEEACMLTQQAGNTDLQKLEKDDLRALTVESSLLTGVKMAGLEAPVKY from the coding sequence ATGCCATTCAAGGTAGAAAAAAACAAAGAACTTTGCAGAAGAAACTTCGACCGACCTGGTTGCTGCTGGTACATGTGCGACAACAGAAATGAAGAACTCTGCAAAAACTGTTATTCCTGTTTTAATAACTGTCCTCATGGAGTTTATGAGATAATTGATGATGAATCTTATCCTATACATCATGAAAACTGTGTTGGATGCAGAATCTGTGAAGAAATGTGTCCAAATAATGCAATTGAAGTAATTGCAGTCCCAGAAGATAGGAGAAATGTCTGGTCATTTGCAGACCTTGTAGAAATTAACAGGAAATCAACGGAAGGTTCATACAAGGTAAGAGGTTGTGGAGCAACACGTGTTATTCCAACCTTCGATGACCTTGTAATTGTACCCGCTCAAGTTTCAAGACCTCCTATTGACAAGTACAGGGAACCATGTAACACAAAAGTAACTCTAGGATCCAGATATGCAGAAAACCCAATTGAAATTGACACTCCAATAATGATTGCTGCAATGTCATTCGGTGCATTAAGTAAAGAAGCAAAAATAGCACTTGCAATGGGTGCAACACTTGCCGGTACTGCAACAAACACCGGTGAAGGCGGAATGCTTCCAGAAGAAAGGAAATACGCATCAAAACTCATAGCACAATACGCATCAGGAAGATTTGGTGTGTCTGCAGATTACCTGAACAATTCAGAAGCAGTGGAAATCAAAATAGGCCAAGGTGCAAAATCAGGTATGGGTGGACACCTTTTAGGTGAAAAAGTAACAGCAGACGTTTCAATGATAAGGAAAATCCCAGTGGGAACTGACGCTTTAAGCCCAGCAAGGCACATGGATATTGTAGGTCCTGAAGATCTGAGCATGAAAATAGACCAGTTAAGGGAAATAACAGACTGGAAAGTGCCTATAATCGTTAAATTCACTTCAGGTAGAGTCAGCGACGACGTTAAAATTGCAGCAAAAGCAGGTGCGGATATAATTGTTGTAGACGGTATGCAGGGAGGAACTGGTGCAGGACCAGAAGTAGTCACAGAGCATTCAGGTGTTCCAACCATAGCAGCAATTGTAGAAGCAGACGAAGCCTTAAAACACGTAAATCTGCGTAAAGAAGTGAGCCTTGTAGCTGGCGGAGGTATCAGAAATGGTGCTGACGTTGCAAAGGCCATTGCTTTAGGTGCTGATGCAGTTTACATAGCAACATCTGCTCTGGTTTCACTTGGATGTAGAGTTTGCCAGACATGTTACACAGGAACATGCAGAAAAGGAATTGCAACCCAAAATCCTCAGCTTAGAAGACGTTTAGATTACATAGAAGGAGGTAAACAGGTTGCAAGATACATAGAAGCTATGACTGAAGAAGCTTGTATGTTGACCCAGCAGGCAGGAAACACTGACCTGCAGAAACTTGAAAAAGATGATTTAAGGGCACTAACGGTCGAATCATCACTTTTAACCGGCGTTAAAATGGCCGGATTAGAGGCTCCTGTTAAATATTAA
- a CDS encoding P-II family nitrogen regulator produces the protein MKKILAIIRPDKLEAVKNALEKIGCHGMTVRDVKGRGRQLGVTENYRGRDYRIDILPKTEIEIVTRETDVEGIVQAIIETAKTGDIGDGKIFISSVEEVIRIRTGERGDKAI, from the coding sequence ATGAAAAAGATACTAGCCATCATAAGACCTGATAAACTGGAAGCTGTGAAAAATGCTCTTGAGAAGATTGGATGCCATGGGATGACTGTAAGAGACGTAAAAGGCCGCGGTCGACAGCTTGGAGTTACAGAAAACTACAGAGGTCGGGATTACAGAATAGACATTCTCCCAAAGACTGAAATTGAAATAGTCACTCGAGAAACAGACGTTGAAGGTATAGTCCAGGCCATAATAGAAACAGCTAAAACTGGAGATATTGGAGACGGAAAAATATTCATATCATCAGTTGAAGAGGTTATAAGAATCAGAACTGGAGAAAGAGGAGACAAAGCAATTTAA
- a CDS encoding Coenzyme F420 hydrogenase/dehydrogenase, beta subunit C-terminal domain, with the protein MVGTPCQMVAATKMDKLLNEEFPVDIKIGLFCMENFSYSYMKEMLKEYDADMKDVLECRVEKGHVWFFLTEDRTVKIPLSKAKKCVRKNCTVCMDFTSELSDVSVGSVGSPEGWSTVIIRTEKGLKLIEAAEKDNYIQTKPIADSGLKIMEKLAKEKKSKSKEEIKKRERVGRPVLYRREIFGNEYENEVSNCTFHDLKGDVVDIGACVLCGACVYACPEEAVAIKDRKPELVGKCVEGCNACYVACPRTYIPDEILSKESDNKPFGDYIKIVSVKAPMVKGQDGGVATALLTYVLSSNIVDNAIIVDKSSIEPWKPEAKITDNIAEVLKASGTKYSACPIFKPLKESKEGGS; encoded by the coding sequence ATGGTTGGGACACCATGCCAAATGGTCGCAGCAACTAAAATGGACAAACTCCTTAATGAAGAATTCCCAGTAGATATTAAAATTGGACTTTTCTGTATGGAGAATTTCTCTTATTCATACATGAAAGAAATGCTTAAAGAATACGATGCAGATATGAAGGATGTTTTAGAATGCAGAGTTGAAAAAGGACATGTATGGTTCTTTTTAACAGAAGACAGGACTGTGAAAATTCCTTTAAGCAAAGCAAAAAAATGCGTCCGTAAAAACTGTACAGTATGTATGGACTTCACATCAGAACTTTCAGATGTATCAGTAGGTTCTGTAGGCTCTCCTGAAGGATGGTCCACAGTTATAATAAGGACTGAAAAAGGATTAAAACTCATAGAAGCTGCAGAAAAAGACAATTATATACAAACAAAACCAATTGCAGATTCTGGACTTAAAATAATGGAAAAACTTGCAAAAGAGAAAAAAAGTAAAAGCAAGGAAGAAATTAAAAAAAGGGAAAGAGTTGGAAGACCTGTATTATACAGAAGGGAAATATTTGGAAATGAATATGAAAATGAGGTTTCAAACTGCACTTTCCATGATTTAAAAGGAGATGTAGTAGATATAGGTGCATGTGTCCTCTGCGGAGCATGTGTTTACGCATGTCCTGAAGAAGCCGTTGCAATAAAAGACAGGAAACCTGAACTTGTAGGTAAATGTGTTGAAGGATGTAACGCATGTTATGTTGCATGTCCTAGGACATATATTCCAGATGAAATATTAAGCAAAGAATCCGATAACAAGCCATTTGGAGATTACATCAAAATAGTATCTGTAAAAGCCCCTATGGTAAAAGGTCAAGACGGAGGAGTTGCAACAGCTCTCTTAACCTATGTATTATCCAGCAATATAGTTGATAATGCCATAATTGTTGATAAAAGCAGTATTGAACCATGGAAACCTGAAGCTAAGATTACAGATAATATTGCAGAAGTTCTTAAAGCTTCAGGAACTAAATACTCAGCCTGCCCAATTTTTAAACCACTTAAAGAATCTAAAGAGGGGGGAAGTTAA
- a CDS encoding class II glutamine amidotransferase domain-containing protein, with protein MCGIAGVVFKDKKLHPVGEIMTRMLDALQHRGPDSAGFSIYGGLGLAENEYLLNIEVKEKPGLLDQVKEAVNTVTQIETEEIIPSVENYNIYRCKIALNSFEELKPLIMDVDKLEDVIVLNGSHSFEMIKDVGSVKEIADRYDTYSKMGTHAIGHTRFSTESIVDRYHAHPFQSYITADITVVHNGQITNYWKIRDPLERKGHIFETNNDTECIVHYIADKLHEGYKLEEALEQSVKDMDGPFSYIVGTPNGVGIAKDQLGLRPGVLAENDEVFAIASEEVSLRAVMDTHDIDQISPGETRAYTI; from the coding sequence TTGTGCGGAATAGCCGGAGTCGTATTTAAAGACAAAAAACTTCACCCAGTAGGAGAGATCATGACCAGAATGCTTGATGCCCTACAACACAGAGGCCCAGATTCTGCAGGTTTTTCCATATATGGAGGCCTTGGCCTAGCAGAAAACGAATATCTGCTAAATATTGAGGTAAAAGAAAAACCTGGTCTTCTAGATCAAGTTAAAGAAGCAGTAAACACAGTTACACAGATCGAAACAGAAGAAATAATTCCATCCGTGGAAAACTACAACATTTACAGATGTAAAATAGCCCTTAATTCATTTGAGGAACTTAAACCACTCATCATGGACGTGGATAAGTTAGAAGATGTAATTGTACTTAATGGAAGTCATTCATTTGAAATGATAAAGGATGTAGGATCTGTAAAAGAAATTGCAGATAGATATGATACTTATTCAAAAATGGGAACCCATGCAATAGGCCATACAAGGTTTTCCACTGAAAGTATAGTTGACCGTTATCATGCACACCCATTTCAGAGTTATATTACAGCAGATATAACTGTGGTTCACAACGGTCAAATTACCAATTACTGGAAAATAAGGGATCCTTTAGAAAGGAAAGGACATATATTCGAGACAAATAACGATACAGAATGTATTGTGCATTACATAGCTGATAAATTACACGAAGGCTACAAACTTGAGGAAGCCTTAGAACAGTCAGTAAAAGATATGGATGGCCCATTCTCATACATCGTTGGAACACCAAATGGTGTTGGAATAGCCAAAGATCAATTAGGACTCAGACCTGGTGTTCTTGCTGAAAATGATGAAGTGTTCGCCATAGCCTCTGAAGAGGTTTCTCTTCGTGCAGTAATGGATACACACGATATAGACCAAATATCACCAGGGGAAACAAGGGCATACACAATTTAA
- a CDS encoding GltB/FmdC/FwdC-like GXGXG domain-containing protein — translation MSEIVIDANSKEPREINRAIKKAAKEYDKIIIKNPNAMHYMLAGLTDPVEVVIEGSAGYFAGTMIDGAKVHITENAGWFPADNMTGGEVIIDGAAGDGVGQGIYDGTVVVRRNVGSRTGEIMKNGTIIVGGNSGFMSGLFMMGGRIIVLGNISDDAGESIIRGTIYVLGDIKSLGKNAKIEEIDDEDKKELKELLPAYGFELEEGKYDEFRKIVPRSKRPFYGKDTEEG, via the coding sequence ATGAGTGAAATAGTAATTGATGCTAATTCAAAAGAACCAAGGGAAATAAATCGTGCCATTAAAAAAGCTGCCAAAGAATACGATAAAATCATTATCAAAAATCCAAATGCTATGCATTATATGCTTGCAGGGCTTACAGATCCAGTGGAAGTTGTAATTGAAGGTTCCGCAGGTTACTTTGCAGGTACCATGATAGACGGCGCTAAAGTACACATAACTGAAAATGCAGGATGGTTCCCAGCAGATAATATGACTGGTGGAGAAGTCATAATAGATGGAGCAGCTGGAGACGGCGTTGGACAGGGCATATACGACGGTACGGTTGTTGTACGAAGGAATGTAGGTTCCAGAACTGGAGAAATAATGAAGAATGGTACCATAATAGTTGGTGGAAATTCTGGATTTATGAGCGGGCTTTTCATGATGGGAGGACGTATAATCGTGCTTGGAAATATTTCAGATGACGCTGGTGAATCCATAATAAGAGGAACCATCTACGTTCTTGGAGATATAAAAAGCCTTGGTAAAAATGCCAAAATTGAAGAAATTGACGATGAAGATAAAAAAGAACTTAAAGAACTCTTACCTGCTTACGGATTTGAACTAGAAGAAGGAAAATACGATGAGTTCAGAAAAATAGTTCCACGAAGTAAACGACCTTTCTACGGTAAAGATACAGAGGAAGGATAA
- a CDS encoding ammonium transporter: MILDSGDTAWMLISTALVILMTIPGVALFYGGLIRKENVLNTMLLSFVTFAIVSVLWFIYGYDLTFGADMWGVIGSITNPVFNGVLESKSLATLAPTIPTGLYAIFQMTFAAITVALISGAVVERMKFSAWLAFVPVWLTLVYVPVAHWMWGGGFLAQMGALDFAGGIVVHLTSGIAALALVLVLGARKDIRLLPHHLGYSVMGAGLLWFGWFGFNAGSALSAGNLAVSAMIVTNTSAAVGMIAWMLMDKLKTGKPTLLGALSGAIAGLASITPAAGYVNVTAAIIIGFFASIFAYNAVSWLKPRLGYDDALDVFGIHGICGITGAVAIGIFANPLINSVTTGGILFGNFNLLGVQLLAVAVVAVYSFVLTVVIAKIIDKIIGLRVTDEHEVQGLDVNLHEESGYRLS, translated from the coding sequence ATGATTCTTGATAGTGGTGATACAGCGTGGATGTTAATATCCACTGCACTCGTAATTCTAATGACGATTCCTGGTGTAGCCCTATTCTACGGAGGTTTAATCAGGAAAGAAAATGTTTTAAACACTATGCTACTTTCTTTTGTTACCTTTGCAATAGTAAGCGTTCTATGGTTTATTTACGGTTACGATCTAACATTTGGTGCGGATATGTGGGGAGTAATAGGCAGCATTACAAACCCGGTATTCAATGGCGTACTTGAATCAAAATCTCTTGCAACTTTAGCCCCTACTATACCCACAGGCCTTTATGCAATATTCCAAATGACATTTGCAGCTATTACAGTAGCACTTATATCCGGTGCTGTAGTTGAAAGAATGAAATTTTCAGCATGGCTTGCATTTGTACCAGTATGGCTTACACTTGTTTATGTGCCTGTAGCTCACTGGATGTGGGGAGGCGGGTTCCTTGCACAGATGGGTGCTCTTGACTTTGCAGGAGGTATAGTTGTACACTTAACCAGCGGTATAGCTGCTCTTGCACTTGTTCTTGTCCTTGGGGCAAGAAAAGATATAAGATTACTTCCTCATCACTTAGGATATTCCGTAATGGGGGCTGGACTACTTTGGTTTGGTTGGTTCGGATTTAACGCAGGATCAGCATTATCTGCAGGGAACTTAGCAGTTTCTGCCATGATTGTAACCAATACCTCTGCTGCAGTAGGTATGATTGCATGGATGCTTATGGATAAATTAAAAACAGGAAAACCTACTTTACTTGGCGCATTATCAGGTGCAATTGCAGGACTCGCATCTATAACACCTGCAGCAGGATATGTAAATGTTACAGCAGCAATAATAATCGGTTTCTTTGCATCAATATTTGCATACAATGCAGTATCCTGGTTAAAACCACGCCTTGGTTACGACGATGCTTTAGACGTATTTGGTATTCATGGAATATGCGGTATCACTGGTGCCGTTGCAATTGGTATATTCGCAAATCCTCTTATAAACAGCGTTACCACCGGAGGTATTCTCTTTGGAAATTTCAATTTACTAGGAGTCCAACTTTTAGCTGTTGCAGTTGTTGCAGTTTATTCATTTGTACTCACTGTTGTTATTGCTAAAATAATCGACAAAATCATCGGACTTAGAGTTACAGATGAACATGAGGTACAGGGTCTTGATGTTAACCTTCATGAGGAATCCGGCTACAGATTATCTTAG